gtctGTAAAAATAGCacgtcattatttttttgctttgtttttgttttcctattgtaatttcttcaataaataaaaatttacagaCAAAAATAacacatcatatatatatattaataaaaattaattctaaattgATTAGCTACCATGGATtcccgccccccccccccctcctggTCCTTGTAATGCATCTGCTACAACAACCCGGTACAAATGTATTAATTGAATCCTTAGTAGTCACGggattaaaaggaaaagaagttgGATACTGAATataatgaataaattttaacaaattatgtatgaataaacaaatgaaaaagaaattcataatAGAATAATATTGATTCTTTCCATCACAGTTAAAAATTACCTTTTGAGTTACGTGCGGTTTGAAATTCTGTTCCAAGcagcattttataaaaaaaattaaaattaatttttttttatttttgaatttttttgatgtattaatatcaaaataatttttaaaaaataaaaaatatatcattttaatatatttcagagtaaaaaatactttaaaaaaccacACTATCAATCACTCTCTTGATCCGTTTACTTTAAGCTTAATACTAGATAGAgtttcatcttaaaaaaattggaataaCCTATTATATTTATGATTCGAGACTTAGATGTAGACGCAGATAAAGtcttatgaatatattttttattgtgtttattgtGTGTGTATTCATTTCATGTATTGTTATTCGAAGAAAATAGTATTGATGCCCTAAGATTGCTCCCTAGATGTCATCaattcgagtctcacaaacctCATAGCTACTAGAGACTTACATTGTCGTTAAGTTAAGGGCATGTGGGATTAGTTGAGGTGTACGCAAGCTAGCCTAGACAcccacgttaaaaaaaaaaattatagtattgATGTATATAATTACAACCATTTGTATTCTAGTCTCTTACACTACCATAAAATCGACGAAAACCAATGAGATTTTTactgacaaaaataatttcGTCTCCAATTATGTCAGTATATACCGACAGAAAATACCCATCGGCGATACGGTCGGTATATACCGACCATGTCACAGacatattatatagtttttttggaaAGTTGCAACGAAGTGAtgacatagattttttttcaaacgattttaccaacggaatgaCCGAGGGATTCAAACCAGGATCTACGTACAGTGACGTTGCACAATCACCGATGGACTCACCAACGAGTATACCGACGAAATgtgtccgtcggtgattccattgGTAACAATCAATATATACCCACTCTGCTGACactctatttctccttcttccccaTCCCACCTCTCCCCTCTCGGATTGCAGCCGACCATCCATCCCAACTCTCTCCCTCTTCTCAACATAAGCACTcatgtttcttatatttttgtacGTGGTCACAACATCTGTTATTGTAGATTttgagcgtgtttggcagtgtggtagcagttgtttttcaaataacttttcatgccaaaatgcatgccaataatattttttttattttttaaaaattatttttgacatcagcacatcaaaacgattcaaaaagtacaaaccgtattaaattttagcaaaaaaaaaaaaattgaattttttgggaACATAGTttcaaccgcgttcccaaacactacctttatcattttttgcaagTGAATCTATCCTTTTTAGtcttaacatttaaatgtgattttttttagtttatgtttttttgttaacgcATGTacttgtttaattattatttgtcaaagaaacttgtattatgaatatataattttgtagttgttatagtttgttttagattttatcaaattatatttgtttgtaaattgttgaaactttgtttgAATTACACCGAATTAGatgtgttgtgatgaaataaataatagcttgtttaacaagtccgttttaatttttatcaattctattgCGAAGTTGTgatttctataaatttatatatgtataaatttgtatagatgttgatagttgataattgataatggaTATTTaacataagtgtttttttagtttgttggataatgtctgggaaaaccaatatttttgttatgtttatctatgtaacatagttaattaatacatgttgttgttataattttatagaggttcgatagaagtcatgaaTGATTATTAATAGATATATCGAGACTCGCCCCAAAAATTGCAGAGGATGGATTATTATAATGgagttcagggttttattaatttcgtaACATCTATCTCAAAAAATTTTACTTGTAGTGATATTAGATGTCTagaaagtgtaaaaataaaaagaaacttaaAAGGTTGCTGAAACGCGCTGCCAATTACCCgttaaacaatatataaatttaacattagcttcctataaaataaaaattctctttaaaactaaaaaaaaaaaaaagttaattaaagcGCTCAACAGTCTTCACGAAAAGAGAGTTTTGAAATGAGTCCATTGAGGAAGTAATCTGTGATTGAGATTAGACATCATGGAACGATTTAACTTTATTAAGAACGTCAGCCATGCCATCACTAAAGAAATGgctacttctacttctacttgGTAGTGGATCATATGCTCTCACCTGCAACCTTATCCACAGAGATACAAGGCTAGTTTAGGTTCCCCTTATAAATACCTCGCATGTCTTGATGCAAAGAAGCACACAGAAACACTCTTAGCAGTACTTGACTGAAGCCATGCCATCAATCGAAGCTCTAGCAATGGCAGGTGTGGACTGTGTGGACTGTGGCATCAGCTTCGAGGAGAGGGAGCGTCGAGATGTTGAGAAGACTCCGCAGTATCTTCTAGCCGATCAAGGTGAAGAAGGGGATCTGAGAAGACATGAGAAGGACAAGTTGACGGGGGAGCAATGGCAAGTCACGACCAAGATGGAAAGTTCAGTTACTAATATCGTTTCAACCATTCATGGTCAAGATAAAAAGCTGTGATATTATGTTTACGATCATTATTGGAAAAGAGATTCTGGGTTGATGCACAAATATTATGGTGTTATTGTTAAGGAAGTGTTAAAATATTCTGCCTTCTTTGTTTGAATTCATACGAGAAGAACCAGGTCCATTTCTATGTCTGCTATTTGTCTTCAGGTTCCATATAATCATGACTGCAATCGTGAAAAGGTTGATGCACCCACCGCCTAACAGTTGCAGTGTCTTGCGGCTTGCATAAAGCTTTTCTTGTTCGATAAATTCTTCGCTTTCCAGGCTCCAGCAGGGAAATTATGAGAGTTTTGTAGATAATTCAGTGAGTTGATTGTGATCTCAAGTAAAAAATTTGCAACATCTTGTCGCAGCTCTTTCCAATCACAAAATTTCAATCGCATCAGGTTTTCCTTGACCACTTTTGGCTTGTAAAACATGGTAAAATCTTGGAGCTTATAGGTGCCATTTTCAGTCAAAGCATCAACAATAGCACAGAGCAACAGTCCTGGAACTATGGACCATTGACTTGGAAGGGAGACATTTCTTGATGCAATGAAACGGAAATAGAAAATCTCCCCTCTTGAGTCAACATCAGCTAAATTAAAACGGTGGTGGGAGAAACCTCGCAGACGCCCACTatattaacatcaaaatatGTTTCATCTCAGGCAAGATGGGAACACACAAAGGACGACCGAGGAGCTTATATAAGCAACTATAATGTAAATTATGAaagcacaattttttttttacttcatataTCTGTTTTCATTCGAGGAAAACATCAAAGCTAATGTGAAATGAAACGGCATATTTTAGATGCGTTGGGGAATTTGTTATCTCATCTTCCACCAGATAACTCAATAGCATCTTGGTTATAAACCGAATCTTCTCCCCAGTCAAATCGTCTCTGCAATCTTTCGTATTCTTGTATGCGTGTAACTTCAACATGCTGCCATTCTTCCCACCTCTCAGCTAGCCCCTCTCCTTCCAGCATCCGCACAACCTCTGACATTGCTGGACGGTTCTCTGGTGACGCTTGGGTACAGAGCAAGGCGACTTGTATCATCATCTCCACCTCCTGGATGTTGTAGTTTTTATTTAGGTTGCGATCGACAATAGCATGCAGTCTTTTCTCCCTCTCCAGCTTCTTGACCTTCATAATCAAATATCCCAGTACAAGGAAGAGCAAGTCAGAAACgagcagaacgtgaattaaaaCCATGCTAAAAAGCGTAGAGACATCTGCAACTGATGTCATGACTCCATCCAAATTAAAGTTACTTTCTAATAGGGTTTTTGACATTTGAGTCATGTAACGAGATGGATAATTTAGGTGGGGTCGAGAGAGTTGTGCATGCAAAGAAACCAATACAATAATGTATCACTGTAATAAGCTATGGATATCTTACATGGTCAAGCAATAAGACATCATCCTCTTCTTCCAGACGTGAAAAGTCAATTGCCCGTTGACCTGTAACAAGCTCTAGAAGCATAATACCATACCCAAAGACATCGGTCCTTTCAGATGACTTGCCAGTGGACAAGTATTCTGGTGCTATGTGGCCCATTGTCCCGCGAACTTGAGTTGTCACGTTGGTCTTTCTCACATCCACCAGCTTCGCAAGGCCAAAATCCCCAACAACTGCTTCAAAATCCTCGTCGAGGAGTACATTAGCTGCTTTCACATCACGATGAATAATTTTAGGATTGCAGTGCTCATGAAGGTATTCCAGCCCACGTGCTGCACCTAAGGCCACTCTTTTTCTGGTTGTCCAATCTAAAACAGGCTCCTCAGGTTTACGTTCTGCAGGTCAAGATCAAAATTCAAATGTCACTAGAAAATAGAAAtgtattgcaaaaaaaattgtaagacCATATATAGGCCTATGAATTGTATTTTCACTAGTTGACATTAGATATTACAAGAGAAGCAGGTACAATCAATTCATCAAACAGACATGATACATAAACTCTGATGCTATCTGGATGTTCATAGGTATTAGCTTATCCTTATCCTACTCATTGGTTAAGGAGTACCAGAACCAGTTCAATGCTGCCAATGATCGTTACAAAATgtcaaaactctttttttttaatgtcaaatataGGAATTTCATAGCTAATTATTGATGAATGATTATTGAGAATTTGCTACTAGAGTTTAtccccctttttttaaaaaaaaaaaggaggctgCCAAGCAACTCTGCAAGGGCTTACTTTTAGCTTCTTTGTACTATCATCTCGTTCTGAATCATGCATATAAAATTGGGATTAAAATTCTCTCATGTTCGGATCATGTTCCAAATTTCacaatttattatgaatttaacaCTTTAAGATAcgtgagaaggaaaaaaaatattaaattgattatattcttttccatttttaacATGTACTAAAATAATGtgcattaattctgaatttagTGGTTTAGATTTAACAAACATGACCAAACATGAGAGGAACTCAACCTATAGAAAATGATTAATGACAAATACCTCAGCTGTAGATGGTAGAAGAAAACAGTTAAATATATTAACACTTCCTCTCAAAATCCAgcacataaataattaataccTCTTAGACAATAGGCCACACTTAAATTCTGCATGAATGGATACACCAAGAGGCGTTCTGTAGTTGTTGTGCAAAACCCTATCAGACGTAATAGGTTCCTGTGAACAGCTACACTTATCATCTCAACTTCACGTTGGAATGCTGCATCACCCCCAGGACTTTCAAAATCAGTTAAACGCTTAACCGCAATTTTGGTGTTATCAGCAAGCACTCCCTTGTAAACTTTTCCAAAACCTCCCTGTCCAAGGACATTTTTTTCACTGAAGCTGTCCGTTGCAAGCTGTAGTTCCCTCCATGCAAACCGTTTTAACTGACCGAATGCTATTCTTTGATCCACTTCACCTAAACAAATGGTAAGAACAgggttcatgaaaaaaaaatattgagtgaaGTAACTTCAATTCTTCAATCATAAttgtaaaagataataaaaggtaagcaaatatttttcattttgtataCATTCTCAAACTTTCACGACTTCTAGATAATAGAACCTATGCTCACCGATAATTTGAATCAAGAAATTTGCACCAATCAAtcacaaataaacacaaatattaGATTCCATGTTTAGCCAAAAGTCAGAAATGTTTATATAATTAGAACAGTTTTCAAGCAGGCAGGatttttcaacaatttaaaCCTTTTGAGAAATTATCTGAATCAAATCCAGCAACAGGATGGCTATAAGTACTAGATTTCATTTCATGATAGGACACTGATTACGAAATTTCATCCAGATGGAAAAGTAGTTACCGTGGTACCCATAAACATATTGAATTATACATGTTATAGCAAACATCATATAGTATCATAGATCACAACATCATAAGATATACATGGATTATTTACAtgaggaaaaaaacaatcataagatAAAAATCAATCCAGCTAAACCTCATTCTCCTTGGATTGCAATCTAATTCatccatttattaaaaaatgagtCGGCCAGGTTACAACATGTTGACAGTATATAGGCTTCTGGGCTAGATTTCAAAACTATCATAAAAGAATCTTTATTTAGATAAAAGGAAgctcatttcttttcttctcataaCATGCTCAGTGACTCTGATTCGGATAAGTGGATGAGGTTGCATTAGCCAAAAATATGAACCCAAGAAAGTGGCTAAAAGGCATGCATGTTGCATCTGCTCATCAACCATTAACTACTAAGTAAAAAATATCTCCCAATGCGTAACAATCAAATTCAGTTACAGGAAAAATATGCAACAATGTTAGACAGTATTTTTCACTAATCCTTGTTTGTCTTCGGTAAATTGTATAAATTAGCTAGAGGATGGGTACATAAGATAATTTCTAAAGCCTGTTATTTAACTTacaaatattttccaaaaagtGTAAACTAAATGTCAAATTCCATGCTAGTGTAATAAAAGTAAGCTAGTTGAGCCATAAATTGAAGCACCAATGAAAAGAATTTTAtcacatcaaaaacaaaaacttggccACGTCAAGTGAGCTCATCagaatagaaatgaaaaaacaagacTGGCCAAAATTGTGACATGATCTATTAAATCTATTATTTCTACGCATGTAGCAGAAAGTAGCTGCAATGCAATTATTTTGCTATGTGCTTAAAGCAATTCAAACCTGGAACATCTACAAATACTTCACGTTTGTAGCCTTTGTGTCTACCCTTGCAAACAAAAAATAGCAAgcctccaaaaagaaaaagaactgtGAATCCTCCCACAACTCCAACTATAATTCCAGTCTTTGACTTATGTGAACCACCTGCTAACAGATGAAAGGATTAGCAATTAGCTTCACAAAAACTTAACTTTAACGGATGTAGTTCAAAAAACAtctccaataaataaaaaatactagttAATTACCTGAATCGCTATTATGAGACTCGCAGCTTTGCAAATTTGGCCCGCCACAATTTAAGTGGTTTCCTGTGAAACTGAAATAAGTGAAAGCAATTCAAATTAAGTCAAATGTTGACAGTTGCAAGACATACCACACAAGCACGCACGCATccacaaaagaaacaaatgagaaatttaaatgaaaagttAGGAGCTGAAATATCACTAATTCCATGTTATTCATACTTGTATTTAGGAACTTGGAATAAATGATCTGGAATTTGACCGCTGAGATTATTTGAATTGAGCAGACtgcaaagaaaatttcaatcATGCCATTAAAATCTGGAAACACGACCATGGGTTACAAAGCTATATAATTCGAGAGTCAATTATTGAAAATGTGGGACCATAAGAACAATTTAGGAATATTCCCGTCTGGATTCATAAACAAAACACTGCTATCTCGTATCATCTAGGCAATGTGCAGGACATCATTACTTACATGTTGATCAAGTTTTGAAGACCAGCAAGTGATTCAGGGATAGCTCCACTGAGATTATTTTGACCCAATGTCCTGGTTGCATGATATGAAAATCTTACTGATCATGAAAAATTTTGGAAGAATACTGAGATATATCTGATATACCTCAAAGAATAAAAGGAGCAGAAGGTGTCACTTACAAAAATTGTAGCCTTTTAAGATTGCCCAATGAAGACGGTATTTCACCACTTAAACGATTATTTTCCAAATCTAAGCTGGTTAAACTTGTCAAATTTCCAAACTCTTTTGGTATCCCACCAGTTATGCCATTCCCTTTCAATGTTCTGCATTATGAATGCAATCTAGTATATATTAGTATCCACTCTTAATGTTTAAACTCAACACCTCAGAAAGTCCATACAAAGGGATGTCACTAGAAGCTTTATGaagcacaaataaaaatatcctgTCAACCATATCATCTTGAAAGCATTTCCACAATATATTTTGTTAGCATAGGCAGTAGTTGTTATTGATAGAAATACAGCTGAAATAAGAGTGTAATTATAGGATAAGTATCTTCCTATACTTTAGGCCTAAATTATAGGAATGTGATGTAAATCAGGATTGATGTAAATCAGGATTCCTTCCTATTTAAGGAACGGGACTTTCATGTAAAAGGATTCAGACTTTTAGAAAAACAGAGAGTGTATTCAGCCAATTTTGTCATATTTAACGTTTTGCAAGGCTAGTGCGAAAATATTGAAGCTTCAAGTTGCAGCTATCTACATGTATATATCTATCGGAGTCTGAGTATATTATGGTATGGGCATGGTTATGTGATTGGTTATCTATATGCATTGTGTGTGTTAGCATGCACCAGGAAAGGGGAAAAGGTCAAGTGTAGATGAAagttaagaaagaaaaggttGTTGTTGTAATGCAGGATTgagaaaggggaaaaaacacCTGGAGTGGCTGTAATGACATGACCCAAATGAACTAATGAAGTGATTACCATAGATGGAAATTCTAAACTGGGAAGATTTCTCTACCACCATCCCAAagtaatcaaattgaaaatttgctGCCCATCAAAGTCCAAAAGGTTGAACAAACTCTTTTCCACAATTACCACTGAAGTTGTAGATCCCCTCCAATCATAGATGTTGGTATACAATAAGAAATGTCCACACTGATAACTTTCCTCTCACGCCCTAAGTTGTTTCTATCATATACTTTGCTTGTCAATTACCCATAGATTTCCAACAATTCCAAAATGATCCAACTGCAGCATCTCATCTTTCTAGCAATCTTATTGTTTGGTAAGGCAAAGTCAAAGCTTAGACTATTTTCCACCAAGTAGATACGCATTCAATGAAGTTGATAGCAAACGAATTGGGCAGACATTGTGAGACAAGAGATAACAAAAGATAACATATAATAACACATATGATAGAGGAAACTAGTTTCAGCTTTCAAATAGAAAATGATATGATAACTAAAGTCACAAAGCTGTTTACGAGACAAGTTCACGTCCCCGTGTCATGGTAATATCTGCTAAGACAATTGAAGACCAGTTTCTGTAACCATTTTTAGCCTAACAATTCCAGGAGAGGAGGGGAAAGATAGGCTGCATCTTCGACACTAACAATTTCTTACATTGTTAAGAAAACAAACTTAAGTAGTATTAATGAATAGTTTCTGTAACTCCATTAGAAATGCCATATTATTGGGGATTATCTTTTGCGCATGTGCACACAGGGAGCTAGCATCTCATGTgtgattcaagttttttatcaCTACTGATTAATACTCATAAAATTGCTTTTGAGAATGAAATgcacctaatttttttaaaaaaatgaaaaaatgcccagagaaaaaaaaacaaattcatcaaaaaaatttctataattaaatattatctgcTGATTGTTACAACATGCACAATACGTACAGTGTATTAAGAGTCTTTAGAACTCCTATCTTAGGAGACAAGATCCCAGAACAGTTGATGCCAGACAGCGTTCTGCAAATGGGTGAAAATATAAGCATATCCAAAGTGAAAGATAAAATGTAATTCAACCAAAGAACAAAATATTACAGGAatactaaattattttatatgaatctaTCATCTGGAAACAGCTGAAAGAAGAGGTAAAACCACATCAAAGAAAACATACACAGAAATGACATTTTCGTTATTGTCACAGATAACATTCGTCCAAGTACATGGAGTAACTTGATTTGGGTTCCAATCTTTCAATTGATTGGCCGGAACATTCATCGAATCCTTCAATGCAGATAGGGCATCTCCTGTAACAAAAGGTACAATTATTTAGCATCTAACCAGGTTACAATCTTAACTATTCAGTCAGTAAAGGAAAGTAAACTTGCAAAAGCTTAGTGCAAAGAAGAGGGTAAATGGCAGCATTCTCAACTTCCATTATATGTTCATTATATCCATCTAATCATCGCggtcatatttatttatatctagAACACACGTGCAGATGCACCCTAAGAGAGAGGTCATATTATCAGACAAAGTGGCCATGGATTGAGAACCCTTTCAGCCACAGATGGATATTCAGATGTAATTTAGCCTTTTCATCCTTCTCACACAGATTCTGCATAAACAAATATTTCTCAAGCAAATAAAATACAGATAACAGGAATGGCATCAGTCTGGATGTTTGTAAGTGTCAGAtcaatttgaagaaaaacattGACCAGATTGTGGTTTGCTTCATTTGTCATTTATCATTGTCTTAATGATGTAGAAATGGCCCCAGCAAGTAAAAACAGTAAATTAGCTTATCAAAGAAGGACAACATACCTTGCAAGTTGGACATTACAAAAGACTGCAAGTAAGCCAATACTAAAGCTGCAAGAACCAGTTCCATCTTCAATGACATCATCCCAATTGCTCAATCCATTGAAACACGTGAATCCAAATGAAGATACAAGAAAAACCCATCTGTGCAAAAAGGTCAGCATTTTGAGTCATAAATACTTGGATTATGAGATAATGAATGCATTGGGCGAGAAAGTTCACTAATACATAAGGAAACAATTAAGctgatcaagttttttttagataCTGACGTAGTTCATATGATAATAGTGAATTAGCTTCATTGGTTGTTTCTCTAATTTTTGTAAATGGGCACTACTGCCTTGGTGCTTCCATCTACAACTCAAAATGGGCACTTGCGTGATTCCATAGATTCCCTTTTAATGGATTCCTTTCTTATTCTAATCTTAGCAggaatcttttttttctcaattaattagTCAACAAGGACAATGGCTTGTTTATCATTTGCAATCTCTCGATGACCAAGGTGGACCAATGTGTATGTAACAGTAAACTTTACATGCGATCATTCTAATTATCAGACAAGATTTCTTGAAGATTTTtccagaaaaaaagaagaagaagaagacttcATGACTAATTTAAGAAGTGATTaagtcaaaacaaaaacaaggagGCAATCACAAACAGGGTAAGAGATCTTAtgacttcaaaaaatatatacctAAGACTAAACACGAGTTTGACTAATGTaagacttcatttttcacataaaaattcTAGGTTGCAGTTAAGTCAATGATTCTGCTCTCAGGTCATAACATAATTTCAATGGAATATAACTAGTTCCAGAGAAAACAAAGCAAGGTATCATTTCCATTTCCCAACAAAACTTCCTCTAATTCCCaaagaaaatgcaaagaatCATCCAAATAGAACTCTAAATCTATTAATTATGGCTTTTAGCACTCAGTACAACACCATTAAAAAGtggaaataaaaacacaaaaaaaaggagaagcatGAACTTTCAAACCAATCCTAACCATTCTATTGAATTCAAAATCACAATTTCTTTCTGTCCTCACATTTTCTCAGAAACCAAACAAAGCTTCAAGCTTCAAGCTTAggaatcaaaaaacaaaagaatccaaacccataaaagaaaacataccAGAGTCATAAACCATTTATTTGAAAGAACTGAAAGGGGCCTCCTTTAAGAGAAAACAGAACCGGACTTTAGGTGGAGGAGGTATCAGGAAAGGTAAAGTGCTCAATGGTTGAGAAAACGAAACAGAGCTAGGGCTTTTTGTGAGTCTCAGAGATTGAGCTGGCTTAATTTGCTTTAGCCAAACTAGTGGGGTCTATATCTGTCTGGCTGTGCTTGTTCCACTTCACAAAGTTTTAAACAGCTAAAATCTACACAGAAAGTTGCGTCCTTTTGCTCTCCCTGTGGGTTATTATGTTTACAGTTGTGTAATTTTGCCATTAGTTTAACTTGAAGCAAACTTTTGCAATTATTAGTGCTCCCTCTCTCTCTACAGAAGActcaaaaaaacagagaggggtCCTTGGGGGTCCTATTTTGCCATTAGCACATTTGACTATCGCTGTACAGAGAACACATTCTTGAACGCTTGGCTTAGATGGGAAATGATGTGTTGTTCCTTGTGCTCTCAGATTTGGGTTCCATTTGATCTTTTTGTGTTTATAACTTGAAACAGAATTTAATTCAGTTCTTAAAAATACAAGTGCCTGGTAAAGATTTTGCTTTCAGAAAACAGACAAATTATTTCATAAGGACATACAAGAGCTGATTATGGCTCCAAGTAGCTCTAGATCCAACTAGATTTGTGATCCCCTTGCGTTGCGGATCTGaacaatttttataataaaatattttgatattataagtatgtttttttaaaaaattaataacttgaGTTATAGTTctgatttattaaataaattgattttattttatttgaattataaaaaaaataacg
This Populus alba chromosome 7, ASM523922v2, whole genome shotgun sequence DNA region includes the following protein-coding sequences:
- the LOC118043502 gene encoding probable LRR receptor-like serine/threonine-protein kinase At5g10290 isoform X2; translated protein: MMSLKMELVLAALVLAYLQSFVMSNLQGDALSALKDSMNVPANQLKDWNPNQVTPCTWTNVICDNNENVISVTLSGINCSGILSPKIGVLKTLNTLTLKGNGITGGIPKEFGNLTSLTSLDLENNRLSGEIPSSLGNLKRLQFLTLGQNNLSGAIPESLAGLQNLINILLNSNNLSGQIPDHLFQVPKYNFTGNHLNCGGPNLQSCESHNSDSGGSHKSKTGIIVGVVGGFTVLFLFGGLLFFVCKGRHKGYKREVFVDVPGEVDQRIAFGQLKRFAWRELQLATDSFSEKNVLGQGGFGKVYKGVLADNTKIAVKRLTDFESPGGDAAFQREVEMISVAVHRNLLRLIGFCTTTTERLLVYPFMQNLSVAYCLRERKPEEPVLDWTTRKRVALGAARGLEYLHEHCNPKIIHRDVKAANVLLDEDFEAVVGDFGLAKLVDVRKTNVTTQVRGTMGHIAPEYLSTGKSSERTDVFGYGIMLLELVTGQRAIDFSRLEEEDDVLLLDHVKKLEREKRLHAIVDRNLNKNYNIQEVEMMIQVALLCTQASPENRPAMSEVVRMLEGEGLAERWEEWQHVEVTRIQEYERLQRRFDWGEDSVYNQDAIELSGGR
- the LOC118043502 gene encoding probable LRR receptor-like serine/threonine-protein kinase At5g10290 isoform X1 — its product is MMSLKMELVLAALVLAYLQSFVMSNLQGDALSALKDSMNVPANQLKDWNPNQVTPCTWTNVICDNNENVISVTLSGINCSGILSPKIGVLKTLNTLTLKGNGITGGIPKEFGNLTSLTSLDLENNRLSGEIPSSLGNLKRLQFLTLGQNNLSGAIPESLAGLQNLINILLNSNNLSGQIPDHLFQVPKYNFTGNHLNCGGPNLQSCESHNSDSAGGSHKSKTGIIVGVVGGFTVLFLFGGLLFFVCKGRHKGYKREVFVDVPGEVDQRIAFGQLKRFAWRELQLATDSFSEKNVLGQGGFGKVYKGVLADNTKIAVKRLTDFESPGGDAAFQREVEMISVAVHRNLLRLIGFCTTTTERLLVYPFMQNLSVAYCLRERKPEEPVLDWTTRKRVALGAARGLEYLHEHCNPKIIHRDVKAANVLLDEDFEAVVGDFGLAKLVDVRKTNVTTQVRGTMGHIAPEYLSTGKSSERTDVFGYGIMLLELVTGQRAIDFSRLEEEDDVLLLDHVKKLEREKRLHAIVDRNLNKNYNIQEVEMMIQVALLCTQASPENRPAMSEVVRMLEGEGLAERWEEWQHVEVTRIQEYERLQRRFDWGEDSVYNQDAIELSGGR